Genomic DNA from Gemmatimonadales bacterium:
CTCGCCGAGGGCGCGGCGAACCTGGGCCACCAAGTCGAGGTGGTCGCGGTCGAGAGCCGGGGCCGCGCCGGCAGTCAGGGCCGGCAGCGCTCCGCGGTGACCCGGGCCTTCTCCTTCGCTGCCCTGGGCACGCAGGAGATCGCCCCTGGATACATCGCCGCGGCGTGGAAGCGGGCCGACATCATCCACGTCCACCATCCTCACCCGCTGGCCGACGTGGCCTGCCTGCTTCGGGCCCGGCGCACTCCGGTGGTGGTCACCCAGCACGCCGACTCCCGCCACTCCGCGTACCGCCCGCTCACCCGCCTGGTGCTCCGCCGCGCGGCAGCGGTCGTGGTCCCCAGCCGAGCCCACCTGGCGCTCTCCAGCGAGCTGCAGGGCTACGAGAGCAAGGTAGAGGTCATCCCCTTCGGTATCGACCAGACCCGCTGGGAGATGGTACCACCACCGCCGCCGGGGGGAACGCCCCGGGCCATCTTCATCGGACGCCTCCTGGCGTACAAGGGACTGGACATCCTGCTGCGGGCGCTCGAGCGGGTGCCGGGCCTGCGGCTGGACATCGTGGGCTCGGGGCCGGAGGGGCCCAGGCTCCGCACCCTGGCGCAGGCGCTGGAGATCACCGAGCGGGTGCGCTGGTACGGCGAGCATCCCGATGAGGACCTGCCCCGCCGGATGGCGGATGCGGACTTCCTGGTGCTCCCATCGGTCACTGTCGAGGAGATGTTCGGCCTCGTGGTGCTCGAGGCCATGGCCGCCGGCCGGCCGGTGATCACCACGGCACTGCCCAGCGCCGTGCGCGAGGTCAATGTCCCCGGGGTCACCGGACTGGAGGTGCCGCTCCGCGACGTGTCCGCGCTGGCCCAGGCTCTGGAGACCCTCGGCGGGGACGCCGGCCGGCGCCGGGCGATGGGGGAGGCCGGCCGCAAGCGGGTGCACGAGCGGTTCACCCAGGCCGCCATGGCGGAGCGCCATATCGAGCTGTACGAGCGGATCCGAGCCGGCCGGCGGTAGTGCCCCTCCAACTTTCAGTCTGAACTAGGCGGCCTTCCTGCGGGCCAGTGCGGGGAAGCCATGGCGCCGGCGCACCAGCATCCAGAGCACCGGAGCGATTACGGCCACCAGCGCCAGGATGATGCCGGTGTCCTTGTTCGACACATTGAGGAGCTTGAGGGCCGACGCCAGCAGCACGAAGGCCAGCGCCCGTCGTACCAGGCCGCCCGGCGCGCGCGCCGACAGATGGGCTCCCACCCAGACACCGGGAACACACCCCACCAGCATCGAAGTCGTGAGCCCCAATCGGAAGTCGCCGAAGAGGATGTGCCCCACGGCGGCGGAGGCCACAAGGGGCACCGCCTGGACCAGGTCAGTGCCCACCAGCTCGCTGGCCTTGAGCGTGGGGTAGAGCGCCATCAGCGCGATGATGATCAGCGACCCCGACCCCACCGAGGTGAGACCGACCACGAGGCCTCCTAGCGCGCCAAGGATGAGGGTCGGAATCGGCCGGAGCTGGACCGATGGGCGCCCCTGCGGGAGCGGATCTGCCCGGCCGTCGCGACGGCGGGCCCGCTCGAGCAGCCGGATGTAGGCCCGCACCGTGAGCCCGAACGCCGCGAGGAGCAGGGCGACACCGAGCGAGAGCCGGATCACGTCCTGCACCTGCTGTCCCTTGCCCAGCGCCCGGGCGATGAGTACGCCGCTGAACGCGCCGGGAATGGAGCCCACGCAGAGCCACCTGACTAGACCCAGGTGGACCGTGCCCCGGCGCAGATGGACGATCGAGCCCACCGGCTTCATCACCGCGCTCGCCACCAGGTCG
This window encodes:
- a CDS encoding sulfite exporter TauE/SafE family protein → MNIDPLLALASFGIGIVVGLTGMGGGALMTPVLVLFFNVLPLTAVSSDLVASAVMKPVGSIVHLRRGTVHLGLVRWLCVGSIPGAFSGVLIARALGKGQQVQDVIRLSLGVALLLAAFGLTVRAYIRLLERARRRDGRADPLPQGRPSVQLRPIPTLILGALGGLVVGLTSVGSGSLIIIALMALYPTLKASELVGTDLVQAVPLVASAAVGHILFGDFRLGLTTSMLVGCVPGVWVGAHLSARAPGGLVRRALAFVLLASALKLLNVSNKDTGIILALVAVIAPVLWMLVRRRHGFPALARRKAA
- a CDS encoding glycosyltransferase, with the translated sequence MRILHLAKYYWPRSGGMERVVQSLAEGAANLGHQVEVVAVESRGRAGSQGRQRSAVTRAFSFAALGTQEIAPGYIAAAWKRADIIHVHHPHPLADVACLLRARRTPVVVTQHADSRHSAYRPLTRLVLRRAAAVVVPSRAHLALSSELQGYESKVEVIPFGIDQTRWEMVPPPPPGGTPRAIFIGRLLAYKGLDILLRALERVPGLRLDIVGSGPEGPRLRTLAQALEITERVRWYGEHPDEDLPRRMADADFLVLPSVTVEEMFGLVVLEAMAAGRPVITTALPSAVREVNVPGVTGLEVPLRDVSALAQALETLGGDAGRRRAMGEAGRKRVHERFTQAAMAERHIELYERIRAGRR